One Brevibacterium spongiae DNA segment encodes these proteins:
- the thrC gene encoding threonine synthase, which translates to MNYPRHQWQGVVEEYRSLLDISPDTPAVTLGEGGTPLIKAEKLSARTGASVWVKYEGLNPTASFKDRGMTMAITKAVAHGAKAVICASTGNTSASAAAYATKAGLTCAVLVPTGKIAPGKMSQAIAHGATLLEVDGNFDDCLTLCRKLSESYPVHLVNSVNPDRIEGQKTAAFEVVDVLGDAPDIHVLPVGNAGNITAYWKGYSEYRELGVSRSLPQMWGFQAAGAAPLVLGHPVDEPDTIATAIRIGNPASWNQAITARDDSGGFIDSVTDDEILAAHKFLSSEEGIFVEPGSAASVAGLLKSADAGKVPADATIAVTVTGHGLKDPSWALHTADGSEIETRQVSVDAVSAARALGLEAG; encoded by the coding sequence ATGAACTACCCCAGACACCAGTGGCAGGGCGTCGTCGAGGAATACCGCAGCCTCCTCGACATCTCCCCGGACACACCGGCGGTGACCCTCGGCGAAGGCGGCACCCCGCTCATCAAGGCGGAGAAGCTCAGCGCCCGCACCGGCGCTTCGGTATGGGTGAAGTACGAAGGGCTCAACCCGACGGCATCCTTCAAGGACCGCGGGATGACGATGGCGATCACGAAGGCCGTCGCCCACGGGGCGAAGGCAGTGATCTGCGCATCGACCGGCAACACCTCGGCATCGGCGGCAGCCTATGCCACGAAGGCCGGGCTGACCTGCGCGGTGCTCGTGCCCACCGGGAAGATCGCACCGGGCAAGATGAGCCAAGCCATCGCCCACGGGGCGACCCTGCTCGAGGTCGACGGCAACTTCGATGACTGTCTGACGCTGTGCCGCAAACTCTCCGAGTCCTACCCGGTCCACCTCGTCAACTCGGTCAATCCCGATCGCATCGAAGGTCAGAAGACGGCCGCGTTCGAGGTCGTCGACGTCCTCGGCGATGCGCCCGACATCCACGTCCTGCCGGTCGGCAATGCCGGCAACATCACCGCATACTGGAAGGGCTACAGCGAATACCGGGAGCTCGGAGTCTCCCGGTCGCTGCCGCAGATGTGGGGATTCCAAGCCGCAGGAGCGGCACCTCTCGTGCTCGGCCATCCCGTCGACGAACCCGATACGATCGCCACGGCGATCCGCATCGGCAACCCCGCAAGCTGGAACCAGGCGATCACCGCGCGCGACGACTCCGGCGGCTTCATCGACTCGGTCACCGACGATGAGATCCTCGCGGCCCACAAGTTCCTCTCCAGCGAAGAGGGCATCTTCGTCGAACCCGGATCGGCCGCCTCGGTGGCGGGGCTGCTGAAATCCGCCGACGCAGGGAAGGTGCCGGCCGACGCGACGATCGCTGTGACGGTGACCGGGCACGGGCTGAAGGATCCTTCCTGGGCCCTGCATACGGCTGACGGCTCCGAGATCGAAACCCGTCAGGTCTCCGTCGACGCCGTCAGCGCCGCCCGCGCCCTCGGCCTCGAGGCCGGCTGA
- the thrB gene encoding homoserine kinase produces MRLRLEVPATSANLGPGYDSFGLALDIVDTLTLTVHDAPVDPASCVEVVGEGAEALPRDRTHLVMRIIGEVLAAEFPDAEAGLAERLSLHCVNRIPHSRGLGSSAAAVVAGIGLAAEVGRAFTGAELSRDRVLELATAIEGHPDNAAPAIFGGFTISLPQPVMSWQVPVRTLEAVTVLIPEVRLDTDVARGLIPAAIDHAIAAENSARAGLLVHGLGTDASVLFEATRDQLHQEFRRSAYPESMSLVDSLRAQGLPTVVSGAGPTVLVLAEQVPDSAVPAGVTAVRTSIDLGGYRVSREN; encoded by the coding sequence GTGCGTCTGCGACTCGAGGTCCCCGCCACCTCGGCGAATCTGGGGCCAGGCTACGATTCCTTCGGCCTGGCCCTGGACATCGTCGACACACTCACCCTGACCGTCCACGATGCTCCGGTCGACCCGGCCTCCTGCGTCGAGGTCGTGGGGGAGGGGGCCGAGGCGCTGCCCCGGGACCGGACGCACCTGGTCATGCGGATCATCGGCGAGGTCCTCGCCGCGGAATTCCCCGACGCCGAGGCGGGACTCGCCGAACGCCTGAGCCTGCACTGCGTCAACCGGATCCCTCATTCGCGCGGACTCGGATCCTCAGCCGCGGCCGTCGTCGCCGGGATCGGCCTGGCCGCCGAGGTCGGTCGCGCGTTCACCGGTGCCGAACTCTCCCGTGACCGGGTCCTCGAACTCGCCACCGCGATCGAGGGGCACCCCGACAACGCCGCTCCGGCGATCTTCGGCGGGTTCACGATCTCCCTGCCGCAACCGGTCATGTCCTGGCAGGTTCCCGTGCGCACCCTCGAGGCGGTCACGGTGCTCATCCCCGAGGTCCGTCTGGATACCGACGTCGCTCGCGGGCTCATCCCCGCGGCCATCGATCATGCGATCGCCGCTGAGAACTCTGCCCGGGCGGGACTGCTCGTCCACGGGCTGGGGACCGACGCCTCCGTGCTGTTCGAAGCCACACGCGATCAGCTCCATCAGGAGTTCCGTCGCAGCGCCTACCCCGAATCCATGTCGCTCGTCGATTCCCTGCGCGCACAGGGACTGCCGACAGTGGTGTCCGGTGCCGGCCCGACGGTGCTCGTCCTCGCCGAACAGGTTCCCGACTCCGCAGTTCCGGCCGGGGTCACCGCCGTGAGAACCTCGATTGACCTCGGCGGATACCGGGTCAGTCGAGAAAATTGA
- the rho gene encoding transcription termination factor Rho — MSETTNQDSTPRTGSLTALRLPQLQEMAAGLGIKGYRRLRKSELIDAINSHSGGSSETKPAAAAKKPAAEESAGKAAKTADKADEQKQESTGRRSSRRAAAQTASAAQSTEDAPVLIVEPKSDTSAQSEAPASADNSAEQTGGQSSEGDDQDRSRNRRSRGRSRGSESQNDSQDQDSDSSSDRGGRNDRGGDRGERDNDRRGRHSDRSDDDRSSNDRGSNDRGGNNDRSNSDRGGNDRNGSNDRGHRNDRGGNNDRNDRGGNNDRNDRGGNNDRGGNNDRRNRNSNDDDDRGNRRGRGRDRKRRGRGNDEPDIRHDDVLIPVGGILDVHDNYAFLRTSGYLPGPNDVYVSASMVRKNGLRKGDAVAGAIRQPRENEQRSSKREKFDALVRLDSVNGLTVDDARSRVEFSKLTPLYPQDRLRLETTSKLHSTRLIDLITPIGKGQRGLIVAPPKAGKTTIMQQIANAITENNPEAHLMVVLVDERPEEVTDMQRAVKGEVIASTFDRPADDHTTIAELAIERAKRLVELGSDVVVLLDNITRLGRAYNIAQPASGRILSGGVDANALYPPKKFFGAARNIEGGGSLTILATALVETGSKMDEVIFEEFKGTGNMELRLSRQLADKRIFPAIDVNASSTRREEMLMTNEETKVMWQLRRLLSGLEQQQAVELLMSKLKETGSNVEFLMQVQKTTPLPKSSTDNS, encoded by the coding sequence GTGTCTGAAACCACCAACCAGGATTCCACACCCCGCACCGGCAGCCTCACAGCGCTGCGGTTGCCTCAGCTTCAGGAAATGGCAGCAGGCCTGGGAATCAAGGGTTACCGTCGTCTTCGCAAGAGCGAACTGATCGACGCCATCAACAGCCATTCAGGCGGATCTTCGGAGACGAAGCCCGCTGCAGCCGCAAAGAAGCCCGCCGCCGAGGAATCGGCCGGCAAGGCGGCGAAGACCGCAGACAAGGCAGACGAGCAGAAGCAGGAGTCGACCGGTCGTCGCTCTTCGCGTCGTGCCGCGGCACAGACCGCTTCCGCCGCACAGTCCACCGAGGATGCCCCGGTGCTCATCGTCGAGCCGAAGTCCGACACCTCCGCGCAGTCCGAGGCACCTGCTTCGGCTGACAATTCCGCCGAACAGACCGGCGGACAGTCGTCGGAGGGCGATGACCAGGATCGCTCGCGGAACCGTCGCAGCCGCGGCCGTTCACGCGGCAGCGAGTCGCAGAACGACAGCCAGGATCAGGACTCGGACAGCTCCTCCGATCGCGGCGGTCGCAACGACCGCGGCGGTGACCGTGGGGAGCGCGACAACGATCGTCGCGGCCGTCACAGCGACCGGTCCGACGATGATCGCAGCAGCAATGATCGTGGCAGCAACGACCGCGGCGGCAACAATGACCGCAGCAACAGCGACCGTGGCGGCAACGACCGCAACGGCAGCAACGACCGCGGACACCGCAACGACCGCGGCGGAAACAACGACCGCAACGACCGTGGCGGCAATAACGATCGCAACGACCGGGGCGGCAACAACGACCGCGGGGGCAACAACGACCGTCGCAACCGGAACAGCAACGACGATGACGATCGCGGCAACCGTCGCGGACGCGGTCGTGACCGGAAGCGTCGCGGTCGCGGCAATGACGAGCCTGACATCCGTCACGATGATGTGCTCATCCCCGTCGGCGGCATCCTCGACGTCCACGACAACTACGCCTTCCTCCGCACCTCGGGCTACCTGCCCGGTCCGAACGACGTCTACGTCTCGGCCTCGATGGTGCGCAAGAACGGTCTGCGCAAGGGCGATGCCGTGGCCGGTGCGATCCGCCAGCCGCGCGAGAACGAACAGCGAAGCAGCAAGCGCGAGAAGTTCGATGCCCTCGTTCGCCTCGACTCCGTCAACGGGCTCACCGTTGATGACGCTCGTTCACGCGTCGAGTTCTCGAAGCTGACGCCGCTCTACCCGCAGGACCGTCTGCGCCTCGAGACCACCTCGAAGCTGCACTCGACGCGACTCATCGACCTCATCACCCCCATCGGCAAGGGCCAGCGCGGACTCATCGTCGCGCCTCCGAAGGCGGGCAAGACCACGATCATGCAGCAGATCGCGAACGCGATCACGGAGAACAACCCCGAAGCGCATCTCATGGTCGTCCTCGTCGACGAACGTCCCGAGGAAGTCACCGATATGCAGCGCGCGGTCAAGGGTGAGGTCATCGCCTCGACCTTCGACCGTCCCGCCGACGATCACACGACCATCGCCGAACTCGCCATCGAACGCGCCAAGCGCCTCGTGGAGTTGGGCTCCGACGTCGTCGTCCTCCTCGACAACATCACCCGCCTGGGGCGTGCCTACAACATCGCTCAGCCGGCCTCGGGCCGGATCCTCTCCGGCGGTGTCGATGCGAACGCGCTCTACCCGCCGAAGAAGTTCTTCGGCGCCGCACGCAACATCGAAGGCGGCGGATCGCTGACCATCCTCGCCACCGCTCTCGTCGAGACCGGATCGAAGATGGACGAAGTGATCTTCGAAGAGTTCAAGGGCACCGGCAACATGGAGCTGCGCCTGAGCCGTCAGCTCGCCGACAAGCGCATCTTCCCGGCCATCGACGTCAACGCCTCGAGCACGCGCCGCGAAGAGATGCTCATGACCAACGAAGAGACGAAGGTCATGTGGCAGCTGCGTCGACTCCTCTCCGGACTCGAACAGCAGCAGGCAGTCGAACTGCTCATGTCCAAGCTCAAGGAGACCGGTTCGAACGTCGAGTTCCTCATGCAGGTGCAGAAGACGACACCCCTGCCGAAGTCCTCGACCGACAACAGCTGA
- the prfA gene encoding peptide chain release factor 1, translating to MADDTLTASVSALLDEHARVQEELSDPAVHADAGRAKKLTRRYAELERVAAAARRFAQLEADHAAAVELAEDDADFAAEASRLSAEMESVEGELKDLLVPSDPDDARDAIIEIKAGEGGDESALFAGDLLRMYQRWIDSRGWSSQILDATHSDLGGYKDVSMAVKAKDEGAYGWVKFEGGVHRVQRVPVTESQGRIHTSAAGVLVFPEVDEPEEIQLDDHDLRIDVYRSSGPGGQSVNTTDSAVRITHLPTGITASCQNEKSQLQNKDAAMRMLRARILARQAEEAAAEAADIRRSQVRTVDRSERIRTYNFPENRITDHRTGYKAYNLDHVLAGDLDPVIGSCREADKAARLDALGD from the coding sequence ATGGCCGACGACACCCTCACGGCCAGTGTCAGCGCACTGCTCGATGAGCATGCGCGGGTGCAGGAGGAACTCTCCGACCCCGCAGTGCACGCTGATGCCGGCCGGGCCAAGAAGCTGACCAGGCGGTACGCGGAGCTCGAACGAGTCGCCGCGGCCGCCCGCCGCTTCGCCCAGCTCGAGGCCGACCATGCCGCCGCTGTGGAACTGGCCGAGGACGACGCCGACTTCGCCGCGGAGGCCTCACGCCTGTCCGCGGAGATGGAGTCCGTCGAGGGTGAGCTCAAGGACCTGCTCGTCCCCAGCGACCCCGATGACGCACGCGATGCGATCATCGAGATCAAAGCAGGGGAGGGCGGCGACGAATCCGCGCTGTTCGCCGGCGACCTGCTGCGCATGTACCAGCGGTGGATCGACTCACGGGGCTGGTCGAGCCAGATTCTCGACGCCACGCACTCCGACCTCGGCGGGTACAAAGACGTGAGCATGGCCGTCAAGGCCAAAGACGAAGGCGCCTACGGCTGGGTGAAATTCGAAGGCGGCGTCCACCGGGTCCAGCGTGTGCCCGTCACCGAATCCCAAGGACGCATCCACACCTCTGCCGCCGGAGTGCTCGTCTTCCCTGAAGTCGATGAACCCGAAGAGATCCAACTCGATGACCATGATCTGCGCATCGACGTCTACCGGTCATCGGGACCGGGCGGGCAGTCCGTGAACACCACCGACTCGGCCGTGCGCATCACCCACCTGCCAACCGGCATCACCGCCAGCTGCCAGAACGAGAAGTCTCAGCTGCAGAACAAGGACGCGGCCATGCGCATGCTCCGCGCCCGGATCCTGGCCAGACAGGCCGAGGAAGCCGCCGCCGAAGCGGCCGACATCCGTCGCTCCCAGGTCCGCACAGTCGACCGGTCCGAGCGGATCAGAACCTATAACTTTCCGGAGAATCGGATCACCGACCACCGCACGGGATACAAGGCCTACAACCTCGACCACGTGCTCGCCGGCGACCTCGACCCCGTCATCGGCTCCTGCCGGGAAGCGGACAAGGCCGCACGGCTCGACGCACTGGGGGACTGA
- the prmC gene encoding peptide chain release factor N(5)-glutamine methyltransferase → MNDVLRGGIRLLAEAGVPTPEADAAELLAHAWHIDRTNLSRRRLFDENVPADTTAEFARLCEQRRQRIPLQHLTGIAHFRHLELRVGPGVFVPRPETELLAGAALDELSAHHGDRRPFVIDLCSGSGAITLSVATEYDGVDVLGVEREADALEWARMNLEQRRLGDSSIEFIRGDATTFARERPELRGLADIVVTNPPYVPNAAIPRDPEVAEHDPSAALYGGDTGLEVPALIIDQATELLRVGGLFLMEHSEEQGAGVRELIAETASLNDAVTYQDYTGRDRFTAARRAQQ, encoded by the coding sequence GTGAATGACGTCCTGCGCGGCGGCATCAGACTGCTCGCCGAGGCGGGAGTCCCCACCCCCGAGGCGGACGCCGCCGAACTGCTCGCCCATGCCTGGCACATCGACCGGACGAACCTGAGCCGGCGTCGGCTCTTCGACGAGAATGTGCCCGCAGACACGACCGCGGAATTCGCCCGACTCTGCGAACAGCGACGGCAGCGGATCCCGCTCCAACATCTCACCGGCATCGCCCACTTCCGACATCTCGAGCTGCGCGTGGGACCCGGAGTGTTCGTGCCCCGACCGGAGACCGAACTGCTCGCCGGAGCGGCGCTCGACGAGCTCTCCGCCCACCACGGAGACCGACGACCGTTCGTCATCGATCTGTGCTCGGGATCAGGTGCGATCACCCTGTCCGTGGCGACCGAATACGACGGAGTCGACGTGCTCGGCGTCGAACGCGAGGCCGATGCCCTCGAATGGGCACGGATGAACCTCGAGCAGCGCCGCCTCGGCGATTCGAGCATCGAATTCATCCGCGGCGACGCCACGACCTTCGCCCGTGAACGACCGGAGCTGCGCGGACTTGCCGATATCGTGGTGACAAATCCTCCCTATGTTCCGAACGCGGCGATTCCCCGCGATCCCGAGGTCGCAGAGCACGACCCCTCCGCCGCTCTCTACGGGGGCGACACCGGCCTGGAAGTGCCTGCGCTCATCATCGACCAGGCAACGGAGCTGCTGCGAGTCGGGGGACTCTTCCTCATGGAACACAGCGAAGAGCAAGGTGCCGGGGTGCGCGAACTGATCGCCGAGACGGCCAGCCTGAACGATGCCGTCACGTACCAGGACTACACTGGACGCGACCGCTTCACGGCGGCACGCCGAGCACAGCAGTAG
- a CDS encoding L-threonylcarbamoyladenylate synthase: MSRRFDVTQADIRDLVFDECARVVDTGNLLVIPTDTVYGIAADAFSASAVAALLAAKGRGRNMPPPVLVPRSETVFGLVDGVDETLLALTSRFWPGPLTIIASAQPSLDWDLGDTHGTVAVRMPDDEYALALLGRTGPLAVSSANISGRPAATNADEAQEMLGDDVDIYVDGGARESGMSSTIVDLSGDVPRIVRRGPIDAEELREIVPDLIDLDG, from the coding sequence GTGTCGAGACGATTCGACGTCACCCAAGCCGACATCCGCGACCTCGTCTTCGACGAGTGCGCCCGCGTCGTCGACACAGGCAACCTTCTCGTCATTCCCACCGACACCGTCTACGGGATCGCCGCGGACGCGTTCAGCGCTTCGGCCGTCGCGGCACTGCTTGCGGCGAAGGGCCGCGGACGGAACATGCCCCCGCCGGTGCTCGTTCCTCGTTCGGAGACGGTCTTCGGCCTCGTCGACGGCGTCGACGAAACGCTGCTGGCGCTCACCTCTCGGTTCTGGCCCGGGCCGCTGACGATCATCGCCAGTGCCCAGCCCTCATTGGACTGGGACCTCGGTGACACACACGGAACCGTGGCGGTGCGGATGCCTGATGACGAATACGCTCTGGCGCTGTTGGGCCGCACCGGGCCGCTTGCGGTCTCGAGTGCGAACATCTCCGGACGGCCCGCAGCGACGAACGCCGATGAGGCTCAGGAGATGCTCGGCGACGACGTCGACATCTACGTCGATGGGGGAGCGCGGGAGTCGGGGATGTCCTCGACCATCGTCGACCTCAGCGGCGACGTCCCGCGCATCGTCCGACGCGGACCGATCGATGCAGAGGAACTGCGCGAGATCGTCCCCGACCTCATCGACCTGGACGGCTGA